The Clostridia bacterium genome window below encodes:
- a CDS encoding DUF5665 domain-containing protein, translating to MRRRRGRGRVDSLIVSLAELAKRLDDASVAEYVEFMRSPRRVAWFNFVAGIARGFGIAIGASVLMAVFLYILSVVIELNVPIIGKLIADIVKFVEHYRS from the coding sequence GTGCGTAGAAGACGGGGGCGCGGCAGAGTAGACTCCCTGATCGTGAGCCTAGCTGAGCTTGCGAAGCGCCTCGACGACGCCAGCGTGGCGGAGTATGTGGAGTTCATGCGCTCACCCCGAAGGGTGGCCTGGTTCAACTTCGTTGCAGGCATAGCCAGGGGCTTCGGCATAGCTATCGGGGCATCGGTCCTCATGGCGGTCTTTCTCTACATCCTGTCTGTCGTGATTGAACTGAATGTGCCCATCATAGGGAAGCTCATAGCAGACATCGTGAAATTCGTCGAGCACTACCGATCATAG